The genome window ATTAGCAGCTTTAATTCAAATTGGGACTCCATAGAGCAATTTCGAGGCGACTTTAGCATTAAAAAACTGAAGGGCTGGGGGTATAAAAGAATGGCTGCAGCTGTAGAAGGAACGTATTAGCGCATAAATATTATTAGATGTGGCTAGGAGTGCAGCCTTCCGATGGGCGATCCatgagaggttataagaaaacaAGAGGCCAAgatacttatagcacttaacctgttcaattcgGGTGCTGTTCATTGCCCAATTGAACTTCTTTAAGCACCTAGAGAAGACCAGTGCCttggtttttttcataattaattacCAGTCAATTGGATTCACAATAGTCCACGGAGCACTTCATTAAACATCTAAGGCCAACTCTGGAACGGGAGAGTAAAACAGCATCATCTGcgtagagcagaattgatacatgggatctACTCAATTTTGGGGAATGACTATTCACTACTGAAAGAGTAGAGGGGAGATCGCTCAAAAAGAGACTGAAAAGAGTAGGGGCCAGGACAAAGCCCTGTTGACCCCTTTGGGAATGGAACTTTTGTCTGACAAAAGGCCTTCTTGGGAACACTTAATCCAGCAACTGGTATTAGTGTGCAGTTGCCTTATTAAGAAGAGATGTCTGGCATCAATGTCAagggcagcctttaaatcaataaaggcatcATAAAGTTAATTGTTTGCATTAAGGGTATATTTACTGGCTAAGTGTGATAGCACTAAGGCATTGTCCAAGGGCGATTTCCCTTTacaaaagcctatttgttcagcctcTGCACAAGAGTGGAGGAGCCACGACTGGAGTTTCTTCAGTAGTAATTTGGCATAGAATAGATCTTTCCTATCACCGAAAGTGGACTGATAGGGTGGAAATTGGCATGCCCTGAGCGATTCCCTTATTTAGAGACGGGAATCACGGCCACAGACAGCCAACTCTTGGAAAACATACCTGAGTTATTTGCTTGGGTAAAAAGAGtagccaggataggggcccacagTCAATATggaatttcagaatctctggaattataataTCAGgaccaggggctttccttcctctAGCAGCTCAAATACTTCTTGTGTTGAGACAGGGGGCCAACTAGGGAAACCTGAGTGGGTAGACGGAGGAAGTCCGTTACTTAAAAtgtaatcttttaaaagtttgcaaaaataatcgtgccaaatatcaggggtaatacaagTAGGGGTGGGTGGCTTTCTTCAATTAAAGTTGTTCAACACATCCCAGAGTAGCTTGGAGTTATTGGTAGTTACTGCTAAATGAAAGTGTTCCCATTGAGCGTTGACATATTTCATTTGTTTCTCTCTAATTAACAGACGAAGGTTGTTCCTACATTGTATTAATTGATCGAGGAGATCCAGGACTCCAGAATCCCTAAAGCTCCGATATAAGGAGTGAATTTGACTGTTATGCTCCAAGCACTCTCTGTCAAACCAGGATGttccctttctgtttttgcttGGTTCCCCCATGGTGGACGTTGAAAGACCATCCACAATTTGTTTAAGTAGGGCTTTAAACCTAATGATTGTCTCCTGgggggaatcatagagttggaggagaccacaaaagccatcaagtccaaccccctgcaatgcaggaacacacaatcaaagcattcccgatacatgttcatccagcctgtttaaaaacctccaaaggaggagactccacaactctctgaggcagtgacggtcagaaagttcttcctaatgtttaggtggaatctctttttttgcaccttgaatccattactgtgtgtcccagtctctgaggcagcagaaaacaagcttgctccctcttccacatgacatcccttcaaatatttaaatatcaattccccccttaaccttcgatTCTGCAGCAAGAACCGAAAGTTTGAGACTGGCTAGACTGGGGGAACAAAGTAAGTTTTCAGCGGCTGAGGCCAACTTAAGTGACCAAACTAGTCTAGGTAGTGGTTCGCTGGGTGGTGATAGAACCACATTATCACCCTCCACGTAAGGCAAAACACGTCTAAGGGGAAGACGATCACCCAGCAAAAGGTCTCCAATTTGAAAAGATAAAACAGATGATCTTAAATTTTGAGAGATTAGGAGATAATTGACAACACTAcagccatgaggagaaacaaaaGTGAAATCTTGAGCATGGACATAACACTTtaagccagaggtgtccaactctggcgcttcagacgttcgtggagtacaattcccatcagcccctgctggtatggCCAAAGTCGTTAAACCAGAGTTTGTTATGCTTGATGGCCAAATGAATTAATTTCCTACCAGCAGCATTGGACTGAGAATCCTTTGAGTCACAAAAGGCAGGGAGTAAAAGTGAATGGTGAGAttcatcatcaaaaccttcctgctcaagGAGGGAAGCTAAATTAGCACCTACTCTTGCATTAAAATCCCCCATTAAAACAATTTCAGAGGAGGGATGACAGCGTTCAAGCTCCTCAATATAAGTGGATAGATTGTCCCATGTTTCGCTCAAGGTTTCTTCCTGAAGGTCTGCAGGAACATAAACATTAACGAGGATCAATGAAAAATTCCCCCAACAAATTAGCACAGCCTGGGCTGActgagagaaggagggaagggccTGTGTGTGGATTGTCTGGGAAACTAGAAAACAAAGGCCACCAGAAAAGTGGCCAAACCTGGACAGTTTGgttgctggaaggcagaaggacTTATAGCTCTTAAAACCAATATGGTAATTAACCCACGTTTCCTGAAGAAGAATCACATCAGCCTCTCTAAGGTATTTACAAAAGTGAGGGTTCCTAGACTTAttcccccatcctgaaatattccatgataAAACAGAAAGGCCAGCTGGATATGGGCATCATTCAATAGGATCTAAGTCCACAATTCCAGGAATGTCAGGGAGGATGCAGTTGTTACTAAAAGATAGTAGGGGGCATGGTTGAGGGTCCCAATTCCAAAGCAGAGTTCTCAGCCAAAGTGATCTCTGGAGTACATGAGTTAACTTGGAGATTGCAGTGATGGTGGATTTCTACTGTGAGTTGGTTAGGACAACCAGGGCCACCTGAGAGGAGCTTATCGACGCAACAGAACGCTCAGGCTCAGAACAAAATGCCAAAGCCTGATCCCCTATTGCCAGGGACAAAGACTGCATAGGCTGAATAAGCTTAGAAGTAGTAGTTTCTAATTTAACAATGATGGCTTTTTGTTCGGCACTTGGGAGATCCTGAAGCCCCGCAAGGACCGCCTCTTCCAGGGATTTGGAGGTGAGTTGGAGAGTAACATCATGGTTCTCCTCTCAAGACAAAGGATCCCCATGGGGCGTAGAGGAGACTGTATGCCAGCCAGGAGCTATAAGTAAAGATTGGGTAGTTTCTAATTTTTCAAGCTCCTTGGCCCAGgatttatcgggggggggggggtgttggaggGAATTCTTCCTGCTTAGCACCTTTGTTGAACGAAAGTCAACGTCCGTGTCCAATAGTATTAACATCTCATGGAGAGTGCACTCACAAAATGAGAAATATTTGTGGAATTAGTAGcactggatgaatgaatgaatgaatgaatgaatgaatgaatgaatgaatgaatgtagttAAAGGACGGCAGGGCTAGTAGATCTAGGAGAACTAGTGTCCAGACTGCACTGTGCAGGGGATCCAGGGTTGGGCTGGGACAAGTTCCTTGGGCCTTTCAGGTTCAAGGGTAGATTAGTTCGAGATGGCAGAACAGTTTCCAAGTCAGCAGTCATCTGCAAATTAGCAGAGGCAACATTCAAGGGAATCTTTGTCAAATGTTGGGATCTAACAGTCTTTTTAATTCAAAGTTCTAAGTTCTTCCACTCGTCAGTAAAGTTCTTGATTCTCACGGGCATGGGAATTAGATGAAGCTAAAGGTCCCGTAGAAGAAGCCTGCATTGTGAGATCTGGCTCCCTGACCCTCTCGTTCTTGCAGGCAGGAATCACAAGTTTGGGGGACTTGATGTTCTTAAAAAACTCATGTAAATATGATGTCACAATGATTGGCGAAGTACTCTTTCCGTCTGAGCAGCTTGTTAGGACAGCATGAAGTTACAAAATTTAAGATCGTCCTAGGGTGATTGTTATAATAAGGTAAACGTTCAAAAGACCTGATTCAGACCTTCCTCAGGTCACAGTTCAGTGGTTGACACAATGAAATCCGAATTCTGTGAAAATTAGACCATTTGCCAAGGTTAAACTTAGTGTCCCTTATTGCTACTGCCACCTGGTGTTTCTAGAGAACCAGAGACATAAGAGAGTTCATACAATCTGAAAACAGATATGTAGGAGCTTGATAAGATAGAGTCTGCAGGAGGTATTAGGTTTTCTCCATAATTTGGGAGCATAGGAGAGCCTCAACTTTTGGTGTTTAAGGAGGCAGTTAATCAACAATAACTCAaaggatgttgtgtggtttccaggctgtatggcagtgttctagtagcattttctcctggcgttttgcctgtatctgtggctgccatcttcagaggatctgatggtagtaaagcaagatgccagccacagatgcaggcgaaacgtcaggagaacatgctactagaacatggccatacagcccggaaaccacataccatcccaatgattccagccgtgaaagccttcaacaataaaataactCAGAGGTTTTGGAAATTAGAAAATCCTGCTTTGCTAAAAGTTCCGTTAAGATACACCTACTGGGAAAGACAGAATCATTTCCACCGTGAGCAGCAGCGTCACTAGTCTCTGTAACCCCTTCCACAATTGAGGATACGCCTTCATTAAGCTGAGAGGGGAAGACAGGCTCATTTCCATTCTCAGAAGGGAGAACTGAAGAACAATCCAAAACAGAAAATCTGTTGGTAAGTTTAAGCCCATCCGGTGGGGGAACGGAATGTTGACTGAAAGTAGTAAATTCTGGTTTGTTTACAAGATTTTTGACTTGAAGCTGGATTTGAATTAGAGTGGCAGCGTTTCCTTGCTTTCACTGCACGAACGCCGAAGCAGAGATTAAAACAAAGGCTATTAAAACTAACTCTTCAAGGCTGACTAGATGATTAAGATGCCTCTTCCAAGGCAAAGAAAGATTAATAGAAGTCTAGAGGAGTTAAAACCTGCTAGAGTCCTGttaaaaaaactaattaaaacgACATTTAAAAAGAAGAGCTCACAAATTACAGCATCTCGGTTGCCGTCGCCATCTGGATTTCTCAGCCTACGAGGTAAGGCACACACTGCCGTCTAGAGTCAAGTCCTAAATGTTGCAATGGAAAGACATCTATCACCCAATTTATTGCTTATCCAGATCCCACAATATGGACTCCATTCATTCCCCTGCATCTGATGGGAAGTGAGGGTGAGAACATGCTCTACCCAGAGTCTGCCTTCCCTGCCCTTGACTTACTAGTCATTTATATTGAACTTACATACATCGCACTAAGCTACACGACAGCTCTTTTATTCGAACACTCCCTCACAGGACAAAGCATCCTTAACCCAACCTCCAAAACTTATAAGtgcacaagcaagcaaacaaacaaactctacCTTTCATGCATTTCCTttgcttctctttccttccttttgatTTCCAGTTCAGCAAAGAGCTTCATTGTCTGCTTGTAGACAGCTTGCTTGAACTGCAAGGAACACAGGTTTATTATAGGTGATGAGGGCCTCCCTTAAAACTTGGGGGCCACTGGCAAATTCCCAAGACTTCTACTTCTCTTCCACAGTGAAGTAGAAGTGGGCAGATACATTGCTGGTTGAGCTTCCAGATACCAGGACAGGCACCAAGGCCGATAAAAAACTGATGAACAGGCAATTCCTGACATTTTAGCTAAGTCAACAGCTCAgattagcccaatctcatcagatcttggacgcTAGGGAGGAATggtcctagttagtatttggatggaagaccagcaaagaagtccagggctgctacgcagaggcaagcaatgggaaaccatctctgctcatctctggctttgaaaacccttcaagatcaccataaatcagcttgacaacactttccaccccTGGATTGGGAGGATTTGATCAGCAATCCACTAGACATAAAATTTAgttttcctttcttaaaagattacTAATCCAAAAAGTCAAACACAATAGATCTCACCGGACAGTGGCAAAATTAGCCCCAGAGCATTCGAAAGAGAAAGATgcaagctttctccctctgtaaagagaaccaacatggtgtagcggttaagagcaggtgcactctaatctggagaactgggtttgattccccgctctgccacttgagctgtggaggcttatctagtgaaccagattagcttatgcactccaacacatgccagctgggtgaccttgggctagtcaaagttctttgaagctctctcagcccccctacctcacagggtgtttgttgggggggggaaggagtttgtaaggccctttgagtttccttacaggagagcaagggggggatataaatccaaattcttcttctcatcTAAATGTGACTAGCGGTGGGATAGTGATGGAGCACAAGCTTTTCTAGGAGTAGCTCTCATTTCTCGTTGAAAGATGACAAGGAGGTTGTGTTGAAAAAAAGAACAGGGTATGTTCCAGAACTTGTGTGTGAACCCTGCAACCCAACTTACTATTTCTGGATCATCCTCTTCGACACTGGGTGGCTTGCCTTCTTTCTTTAactgcttctttttctctttcacctaaaaaaaccccaaacagatGCACTGAATCCTCACCAATTTCTCCTCAAGGCTCATGCTCAAGACTCATGCCACTTTCTGCACATAAAGGGCTGAATAAAGCCCTGTCGTCATGTATTTACTTACAGAATCGAgaatggtttaaaacaatcaaGGCAAAGAAAATACTCTGATGCTCTGAATGAAAagatgaagggatgtcatgttggggagggagcaagctgttttctgctgctccagagactaggaccagaagtcatgggttcaaggtgaaggagaagagattccacctaaacatcaggaaaagcttcctgatagtaagggctgttcgacagtggaatgcattacctcggagtgtggtgcagtctccttctttggaagtttttaaacagaggctggacggccatctgtcaggcgtgttttgattatgtgttcctgcattgcatggggttggacttaatggcccttggagtctcttccaactctatgattctatgatcacctTGTATGTGCATATTTGAAACACCCCCATGAGTACATCACTTTACCTGTTGACAAAGTGGGCTCTAATCTATTAAGGCTTATGCTGCCATAGGTCAGCCTACAGTGGACCACTATACCCCCTTGGATGGTGGTTCATGCCGCAGGAAGCTAACACGACTAACCTTCTGGAACTCACCATTCTATGCAAtgggaaacagaacagaaagaaataaaatgcctTGCAACTTCTCCTCTCTCTATTGTATAATGCTATTCCGTTGAGCCTGTGCAGCTAGGAACCCAGCATTCAAAGGAAACAAATTAATTTCCATACACGCTCGTTTTCACAAAGCTGTCTCCTCAGCTCTGCAACATCCTGGGAAGGTTTCTTCTTATCAACCCAGAGCTGCAGGTGACAAAACCCCCCACAGTTTTTGGAAATCAAGGTAAGAGAAACCCCAGGAAGTAGAATTCCTGTGTATATCTTATTTCCAGAATATTCCCAAGGTAATTTTAGACAACACACTGAAAGCTGAAGAGGTCAAAGTATAGCCGTCTATTCACATCCTCTGATAGCCCTTAGTACTGTAACTGGTATGAAGTCAAAATGATAGACTTccaatcaaggagcagcagtggcaaagtggttaagagcaggtgcattctaatctggaggaactgggtttgattccctggtctgctgcttgagctgtggaggcttatctggggaattcagattagcctgtgcactcccacacacgccagctgggtgaccttgggctagtcacagctctacggagctctctcagccccacctacctcacaaaatgtttgttgtgaggggggaagggcaaggagattgtaagcccctttgagtctcctacaggagagaaaggcgggatataaatccgaactattcttcttcttcatttactaCATAAATATCTGGTTCCTATattctttttttgttatttctgaGGGCAACTGTGTTCTTTGTGCCATGTACAAAGACTTTGTGAAACGGGAGttttttgtcctgttttttttttaccgaGACCCCAATTCTGAGAGCTTGTTCTTAATTCCCCTCCTAGATGTTGATCAGATGCACCAGCAGTTTTCCAGATAGGATGTTGTACCATCTCAACACAATATTGAGTggcacatcagtggtgggatccaaaaattttagtaacaggttcccttgccagccccctctcagcaaagggggcagaggcgtacctaggcaaacctgagccctgggcaaaacctgagttggatgcccccccatgggcagtcaccccaccacgatcccaaatttttttttgcaccaggtcatttctaaatcatcatcacattatagaaaataccccaactcacaaatctgaacacagcaatggtaaaACACACAGGTTATTTGATAGacactggtgagataaaaggtactgaaaggctgagaatcaatgaattgcagtacctgaaagggattagcccagttcagggagttacgttattagtcgcaattgatatatggaaccttcacattcaaaggcagtatgcctctcggggaggcgagggcgtggagatggaaaagcggacccaattagtaaccccctctcggcacacacaaataattagtaacccactctcgggaactggggagaacctgctggatcccacctctgtggcaCATAGCATGCAGTATGGCAACAGACCCTCACATCCCCAACTGGGAATCACTCGCGCACGTTCTACTTACAATGTGCTCCACGTATTCCTTCCCTGCTTCAATCACGTCCAAGGCTctcttcttctgctcctgctcTAGCAACAGCTTGTACGCTTTGTCAACAGCTGGCAAACCAGACATTTCCATCAGCACATCCACATAAACTAACGAATCTACATTGCTTAAGCGACTAGAGCTCaaggcaaattaaaataaataggatAACAAAGCAACAACCACCCAAAACCACATTCACTTTCATAAATGCAACTGAGAGACACCATCAGTTTCTTTCTCCCTAGCTCCCTACAGTGTAGTCACCCAGACCTGTTTGCACAATGCACACAAAAGACGTGGAAGTACCTTCAAATGCTTTCTGGGCTCTGTCGGGATCATCCTGGTTTTTGTCAGGATGCACCAATATGGACAACTGCAAAAGAAAATCAAAGGATTCCTatcactaaaaaaattaaaaagtgcagTATATGACTTTCATGGAAACAGGACACCCACCTTCTTACCCTGCATAGTTTGTCAATAAAATGACACTCAGGCATTTGAAGGTAACTTTTCGTTCTTCGAGGAAAACACTTTCCTAGACcagtcccctccccccgcccacccccccacaaaTTCAGCTTGTTAGTCAACCAGCTTCCTCCACTCTGTGCAATAATTCAAGGAAGTCACTTCCAACAGCAGTATTCACTAGTGTGGTGTAttcaaaggtggaagccttcagactagttaagaataggctcttggatcttgattttcattgtttgactcttgcagccaagacaacctgctccccgactacattattaatcccatgccaGCGTGGAATCATGGCAACATATctttgtctgctgattaatcccacccagaggagagctttggctaccgcaagatgtaatgtgctgccatcagctctcctggagggaagatttaagaatatagaacgttctaaaagggtttgttcttgtgatctggttacagttggaAACACAATTGGACCAGTTCTCTGCTCtggtatgccctaaatatgataagatacgcatgaaatatatgaattctattttcttgcaatgttctcagaggcaagagtgttacaagatacccaacctcctgaacagctctgatgtgctcttttgcgagactgttgcaaattttatactggaaattagtaattttacctgtgttttttaatcttgttttacttttgtcctgttttgtatgccaataaaggcttgttgttgtagTGTGGTGTATTCTTCTAGAGTCTGTGTTATCAAACAAATTTCCTTGAAGGAAGGCTCAACTTTTCTACTTTGACAGATTTATTGAGACCAGGAACaaaaacaacagtttaaaaacgACTAAAAGCCATCAGGAAGGCTATAAATgttcttttatcaaagtgctgtTTAACAGCTCAGACAACAATGGTTTTGACGAAGCCGGCGCGTCAGTAAGATTCTTTAAGAGAATTTGCACTACTTCATAGTGTGGTCATGCGCTGCTGCAACTTCTGATCCAGCCCGCATGACCACGCTGTCACCTTTTCCTGAGAAAGAGTATAGGTGACCAGGGGGCAGTCATCATTTCTCAGTCAAACCGAAGAGACAAGGAGAGGTTGCCAAGATCCAGAGACACAAGAAAGTCTACATTTTTCTGTGAACTTAGCCAGATCATGACAGGAAGGGATAAGCCAGTGGTCAGTGCTCAAGGCCAGATTGGTCAGGGGTCCTACAGAGtttgttggtgggttttttgccttcctctgtgctGGGGTCACTTGCGGAGTAGAGAAGGTAGTTGTGAACGTCTTGGGCAGTGCAGGGggatggactagatgacccttgaagtaccttccagttctatgtttctatgtttaTGGTTACGTTGAGGATGCATGGCTGCGGTGTGCTTGCCCAGGAGGAGCTTGGCACGCTTTGCTAGATAATTAGCTGGTGGGGAGCAGAAAaaaagctctctctttctcttccattgAAGACCCCTTGGATTTCATTGCTATGGCTTAAGCAGTAGATGCTGCAAAACAAGCTGGCGGGTGCTGCAGTGCCCCTCCAAGCCCAACCTGGTGGATTACTGTTGCAAGGAATAGTTACCCTGTTAACTTCCAACGTATGGCGAATGGAGACCCAGCTGAGACTGGCTAAGTCTTTGGTCGACTTACCAATGTGGTAAAATTTCAACTATGCAATTCTTGTCTCATTTTTTTCATGCTTACTCTCTCTATAGCTCAACCCGAGAGACAATATGGAATGAGGCAAGTTGCTATTCATACACATTCTACCTATTAGTAGAGCAAATAAACCCCTTGGCTAAAATGTGGCCTTGTAATGTTTAAGGAGTGCAGGGTGCCGTTGGTCACATGTTCTGGAGACACAAAACAAACACCTTCTTTTAGCAGCAAGCCACACTCAACTTCACAGCCACAGTCGTTTCCCTCCACAGGCCCCAATTCTGGTTTCTCACTGAGCAAAAAGTACTTTCCCCTCTGCCCGTAGTTGGGTAATTAGGGTGTCTTCCAAGGCTCTTTATACTATTCATTTTGCCCTAGGGCCACACACCTGACGgaatctcttttttatttcttcatctGTCACTTCAGGATCAAGCTGCAATACCTAAAAGAGATCAGCAGTGAAATGATAAGCAGCTGCATTTCCAAGTGGTTCTACATCTCCATAACTTCCCACGATTttctctggcaaaaaaaaaggggggagggagcatcGTAACAGATATTATTGTGGCAAGAAATTACTAGCACGACACCTATGTTCGTCTTCCTAGAATTACATGTAAGGTCATTAAACAgatattcttctctctttctcttatgggtgaggctgagaaatcAACAGGGGTCTTGACAAATGAAATGCCTTAGAAAACCATTCCCATTCCAAGAAAGGAAGTTGTACTGCTCTACACGTGGGCTACAGGGATAACAGTTTATATACATATAAGAGCTCCACCAAACATAACACCCTCCCCAATAAGTGAAAAAACACCATAAGAAACGGGTGggtcctctttttctgctgcactCAATAGAATGCCTGTAATAAATAGCTGTTTACAAGGGTTTTGCAAGGGTTTCTGCACATTCAGCAACTCAGGCAGAAGGAGTGATGAAGATGTTTTCCCTTATCCACGTAAAAAAGGTACACAAAGTGAATGCTGGAACTAGAAATCAAAGAGGTAGTTCCTATTGGCATGGAAGAAAGCATCTGCTATGAACTGGACCTGGCCTGTCAAATGAACAGTTCTCAAATAGCCTGTCAGTAGTGGGCATCATACATTATATAGCAGCAtggtaataataacaacagttatgtgccatcaagtaacaac of Sphaerodactylus townsendi isolate TG3544 linkage group LG06, MPM_Stown_v2.3, whole genome shotgun sequence contains these proteins:
- the DNAJC8 gene encoding dnaJ homolog subfamily C member 8, whose product is MAAPGEREAGGGAEEAFLTFYSEVKQIEKRDSVLTSKNQIERLTRPGASYFNLNPFEVLQLDPEVTDEEIKKRFRQLSILVHPDKNQDDPDRAQKAFEAVDKAYKLLLEQEQKKRALDVIEAGKEYVEHIVKEKKKQLKKEGKPPSVEEDDPEIFKQAVYKQTMKLFAELEIKRKEREAKEMHERKRQREEEIEAQEKAKREREWQKNFEESRDGRVDSWRNFQANTKGKKEKKNRTFLRPPKVKMEQRE